A single genomic interval of Candidatus Hydrogenedentota bacterium harbors:
- a CDS encoding 1,4-alpha-glucan branching enzyme, producing the protein MYQDFGARELDDTRKAVFRLFIPDSKLDPGQYNRGTFPSISKIHVIGDFQSSLGGTNWSIEPAFEMQKAPYTDPSNGRTKGWLYQAETAELPEGFYQYKFYVTFASGTGRHVCDPCTRYGGTESQNSGVVIGGPKGDTKPLAKPLPLERLIMYELMIDDFTAEYRGSAAPLAALVEKLDYIKSLGVNAIEFMPWTQWPGTGYNWGYEPQDYFAVAHPYTLNPQNPAEKLFLLKRLISECHARDLHVIFDGVFNHVTSKDPNEGWGYRWLWENPEDSPYCGKFADAAFYQDLDYANTCTLDFATDVCLYWIDTFSIDGIRFDCTSGFYDSNRPSLGLPGMIARLKAHLASKGLTNFPLILEHKWEYSSIDTTNRVNATSCWLDPFRSATRGFLTERRVWPGIMRLADAARDFNDGRTPITYIENHDHESFVLNAGSRDEWWRTQPYAIMLFTTAGCSMIHNGQEFAELYRMPESDHGAPENSLDPAVKRVVPRPLRWSHANDDPGLATLGLYRRLIGLRDTFPSLASANFHPRYWEEGWTKPDADGFGIDIDRQTVVYHRWGNADDGRLEKFYVVLNFSMHPQEVLVTFPENDGWEDFLSGWRPAVHDHRLVFQVGSNWGHVFYKKY; encoded by the coding sequence ATGTATCAGGACTTCGGCGCAAGGGAACTGGACGACACCCGCAAAGCCGTCTTTCGCCTATTTATCCCCGACTCGAAACTTGACCCGGGTCAGTACAACCGCGGGACTTTCCCCTCTATTTCGAAGATCCATGTCATCGGCGACTTTCAGTCCTCGTTGGGAGGCACGAACTGGAGCATTGAGCCTGCATTCGAAATGCAGAAGGCCCCGTATACGGATCCGAGCAATGGGCGCACCAAGGGTTGGCTATACCAAGCGGAGACTGCGGAACTTCCAGAGGGGTTCTATCAATACAAGTTCTATGTGACCTTCGCAAGCGGTACAGGAAGGCATGTTTGCGATCCCTGTACTCGCTACGGCGGAACCGAGAGCCAGAATTCCGGCGTCGTAATTGGGGGTCCCAAGGGGGACACGAAACCGCTAGCGAAACCGCTGCCTCTCGAGCGGCTCATCATGTACGAGTTGATGATCGACGATTTCACGGCGGAGTACCGTGGATCGGCGGCTCCGCTCGCGGCATTGGTCGAGAAGCTGGACTACATCAAGAGTCTTGGTGTGAATGCCATTGAGTTCATGCCGTGGACGCAATGGCCCGGTACGGGCTACAACTGGGGTTATGAGCCCCAGGATTATTTTGCCGTGGCCCATCCCTATACATTGAACCCGCAGAATCCGGCGGAGAAACTGTTCCTGCTCAAGCGCTTGATTTCCGAGTGCCACGCCCGCGATCTGCACGTGATCTTCGATGGTGTATTCAACCACGTTACGTCCAAAGACCCGAACGAAGGCTGGGGGTATCGCTGGTTGTGGGAAAACCCCGAAGACTCGCCGTATTGCGGCAAATTCGCCGATGCCGCGTTTTACCAGGATCTTGACTACGCGAACACGTGCACACTCGACTTCGCAACCGATGTCTGTCTGTATTGGATTGACACATTCAGCATCGACGGCATCCGCTTCGATTGCACGTCGGGTTTCTACGACTCCAACCGTCCCAGTCTCGGTTTGCCCGGAATGATTGCGCGATTGAAGGCGCATTTGGCAAGCAAAGGCCTCACGAACTTCCCGCTTATCCTCGAACACAAGTGGGAGTACTCGTCCATCGATACCACGAACAGAGTGAATGCGACGAGCTGCTGGCTGGATCCTTTCCGGTCTGCCACACGAGGATTCCTGACTGAGCGCAGGGTATGGCCCGGCATCATGCGGCTGGCCGACGCGGCGCGTGACTTCAACGACGGGCGCACACCGATTACCTACATCGAAAACCACGACCACGAGTCGTTTGTGCTCAACGCTGGAAGCCGCGACGAATGGTGGCGCACGCAACCGTACGCAATTATGCTTTTCACTACAGCAGGTTGTTCCATGATCCACAACGGGCAAGAATTCGCGGAGTTGTACCGCATGCCCGAAAGCGACCACGGAGCGCCCGAGAACTCACTCGATCCTGCCGTGAAACGGGTTGTGCCGCGTCCGTTACGATGGTCTCATGCGAACGACGATCCAGGCCTCGCCACACTTGGGCTTTACCGTAGGCTGATTGGTTTACGCGATACGTTCCCCAGCCTCGCGTCGGCGAACTTCCATCCTCGCTACTGGGAAGAGGGTTGGACGAAACCTGACGCGGATGGTTTTGGGATTGATATAGACCGGCAGACGGTAGTCTATCATCGCTGGGGTAACGCGGACGACGGGCGTTTGGAGAAGTTCTACGTTGTTCTCAACTTCTCCATGCACCCGCAGGAAGTCCTGGTTACATTTCCCGAAAACGATGGATGGGAAGACTTTCTCAGCGGCTGGCGTCCAGCAGTGCACGATCATCGACTCGTATTTCAGGTGGGGTCGAACTGGGGACACGTCTTCTACAAGAAGTACTAG